One genomic segment of Hordeum vulgare subsp. vulgare chromosome 2H, MorexV3_pseudomolecules_assembly, whole genome shotgun sequence includes these proteins:
- the LOC123429594 gene encoding peroxidase 2-like, giving the protein MAGSDKKLASLALLLALLGCLGRTCQASHGFPYPLLPFFPVRILPFSVPSLTCGHYPKVKYACDDAEKIVRDIVEEEVYRDRGIGAGLIRLFFHDCFVRGCDASVLLDQTATPNEPTEKDGIPNRGSLRGFEVIDRIKEKLEATPGCKHVVSCADIVAFAARDATYFLSNKVIDFQMPSGRYDGNMSLASETLPNLPPPFADSAQLEAMFKNKGLTLDEMVTLSGAHSIGISHCSSFNGDRPTAMNSTLADLVTAKCSSGGNPTVDQDIRTPRDLDNQYFKNVINHEVLFKSDAALESSTTIESVKQNAKYPLLWEEKFRQAMVKMGNIDVKTRNNGEIRHKCRSINY; this is encoded by the exons ATGGCTGGCAGTGACAAGAAGCTTGCCTCCTTGGCTCTGCTGCTAGCATTACTTGGTTGCCTGGGGCGCACGTGCCAAGCGAGCCACGGGTTTCCCTATCCGTTGCTCCCTTTCTTCCCGGTCAGAATACTTCCTTTTTCTGTGCCGTCGCTCACCTGCGGTCACTACCCCAAGGTCAAGTATGCTTGCGATGATGCGGAGAAGATTGTGAGGGACATTGTAGAGGAGGAGGTGTACCGCGACCGCGGCATCGGCGCGGGCCTCATCCGTCTCTTCTTCCACGACTGCTTCGTCCGg GGTTGCGACGCGTCGGTCCTCCTTGACCAGACCGCCACGCCCAACGAGCCGACGGAGAAGGACGGCATCCCCAACAGGGGCAGCCTCCGGGGCTTCGAGGTGATCGACAGGATCAAGGAGAAGCTCGAGGCCACGCCCGGGTGCAAGCATGTCGTCTCCTGCGCCGACATCGTCGCCTTTGCTGCCCGCGACGCCACCTACTTCCTCAGCAAcaaggtgatagacttccagatgCCGTCCGGCCGCTACGACGGGAACATGTCCCTCGCCAGCGAAACCCTCCCCAACCTGCCCCCTCCCTTCGCCGACAGTGCTCAACTCGAGGCCATGTTCAAAAACAAGGGCCTCACCCTCGACGAGATGGTCACCCTCTCCGGCGCACACTCCATCGGCATCTCCCACTGCTCCTCCTTCAACGGGGACCGCCCCACCGCCATGAACTCTACCTTGGCCGACTTGGTCACAGCTAAATGTAGCAGCGGCGGCAACCCTACCGTGGATCAGGACATCCGAACCCCTCGAGACCTCGACAACCAATACTTCAAGAACGTCATCAACCACGAAGTCTTGTTCAAATCGGACGCCGCGCTAGAGTCATCAACCACAATTGAATCCGTCAAACAAAATGCAAAGTACCCTTTGCTGTGGGAGGAAAAGTTCCGGCAAGCCATGGTGAAGATGGGCAACATCGACGTCAAGACCAGAAACAATGGAGAGATCAGACACAAGTGCCGATCCATCAACTACTAG